The sequence AAAGTGCTAGCATCTCATCGCTGGTAGCTTGTCTAATTAACATATCCATCACCTTAATAAAAGTAGTTAAACCGCATAATTCCTTGCCCAGGAGCAGCTATTTTTACAAAAATCCCTATATCAACCCGCCGAGCTTTGGATACGAACAGGATTCATGATTCTGATGAAGTGTGGGAGAATTCTTTCAGAAGGGTCCATCACGGAACTAGAATCACTGAATCATGCTCCGTGAAACATTTTGTGAAACAAGAAAATTCGGGTGGTGCCTGTCACTTTTTTCAGCTACCTTTCAATCGTTTGAGCTCCCCGATTCCGAGCATGACGAGGGGGAGAATGACTTGAAAGGGGAAGGCGTAGTAGGAGTAGATTTCAAATGCCCAGGCTCTCATTTCAAAGATGCTGTCGTATAAGGTATAGGAGAAGTATACCATTAATAAACCGGTTTGAATGACGACTGAACGATAGTCATGTAATTTAAATACCTTGGCTATTCCCATGCTGGATACTAACAAACAAATGCTGGCTTTGATGAAAACGCCAAATATTAGGACAACCGCTACCGTGACTTCAATTCTTTGCAGGAAATGGCCGATGCTGATTCGAGATACTGCCACATGTGACGGAAAATATAAATTGGGTAGCATTCCTCCCAATATAAAAATATTCCTGAGCGTAATAATGAGCAAGAAAAACCCAGCAATCGCCGTTCCTTTTAGGAAAATTTTATAAGCGGAATGGTTTGTTTTTAACGAAAAAAAAGCGCCCAATAAGACAACCGATTCTGCAAAGGGAAAGGAAAAAACCGAAAAGCCTCCCTTCAGAACGGGGAGAAACCCATTAGCAAGTATGGGTTTAACATTCTCCAAATTCCAATTGGGCAGACCCATAATTTGAACAATGAAGATGATAAAAAATATTAAAGGGAGACTATAGACACTAATTCTGCCAATCACTTCAATTCCCGACCTTACAGCCGCAATGCAGACCAACCCTAGGCAAAGCATCGGTATCAATAGAGGAGTTTCCGGCATCGTAGTCGTATTAATGTATTGTCCAAAGTTTTGAATCACCAACGCCCCAAGGTGGAAGGTATACCAAATATATAAAAATGCCACACATTTTCCGATGATTTTACCAAAAACCAATTCAAGAATATCAAATAAGCCTTTTTCGGGAAAAAGGGCTAAGAGCCTCGCATAGACAAATAACATCGGTGTAGCTAAGATGACCCCCAGAATAACGCTGATCCAAGTATCATTTTTGGCCCCTGCTCCAGCACCTATAATAAACGTACTCCCAATATAGAAAATAATTAATAGGTGGGTTGCCTGTTTATCCGTGATTCTTTCCTTCTGCATGATAAAAGCCTACCTTCAAAAAAAGTATTCAATCATTCTTTGAATGAGCTTTGCCGGGCTCGGTACCTTCCATCTAAGTGCAAGCATGACAGCAAACGAGAAGGAGGCGAGCCCTATAACCGAATTGACCCAAAGGTCGCGCCAAAGCTTTTGTTTATACAATGGGACAAACTCATAAATCACTAATATAAAATAGACAAAGACTGGAATAAAAATCATATTAATCACCCATTTTTAA comes from Bacillus tuaregi and encodes:
- a CDS encoding GerAB/ArcD/ProY family transporter, yielding MQKERITDKQATHLLIIFYIGSTFIIGAGAGAKNDTWISVILGVILATPMLFVYARLLALFPEKGLFDILELVFGKIIGKCVAFLYIWYTFHLGALVIQNFGQYINTTTMPETPLLIPMLCLGLVCIAAVRSGIEVIGRISVYSLPLIFFIIFIVQIMGLPNWNLENVKPILANGFLPVLKGGFSVFSFPFAESVVLLGAFFSLKTNHSAYKIFLKGTAIAGFFLLIITLRNIFILGGMLPNLYFPSHVAVSRISIGHFLQRIEVTVAVVLIFGVFIKASICLLVSSMGIAKVFKLHDYRSVVIQTGLLMVYFSYTLYDSIFEMRAWAFEIYSYYAFPFQVILPLVMLGIGELKRLKGS